In the Sulfobacillus thermosulfidooxidans DSM 9293 genome, ATAAAACCCATACCGATCCCTTTGGATTTGCCAAGAGTGCCGCATGGGCCCATCCCATCCTCGCTGCACAGTTCAGTCCTGAAAAGTTAACCCAATTACCTATTCGTGCGCAGGTTACCGTAAAATTTCAGGTACTCGGAGAAGGAGTTTCGCGATAATGGAACCGATAGAACCCATTGGGCGCGGTCAATTTTTCTTACTGACGGCGGTCTCCGTCGTGGCAGGCGGTGTTTATATTTGGCCACAAACCGTGATTAGTGACTCCGGGCGTGACGCGGCTTGGGCCATTGCCATATCGATTGCCACCGCCATGATTTTAGTCTGGTTACAGACACTCTGGCCTCCGAAAACAGTCGGGGCGACGGAACTCGGGCGCATGCACTCTTTATGGGGAATTTTCCGCTGGCCCGTGTTTATGGCCACCGCTTTGCTCTATGTTCTGCTCGACGGGGCCTTGCTGGCGCTTTTTAGTCAGCTCTTATCCATCGCCTTTTATCCCCGCACTCCTCGGCTCGTGTTCACGCTCAGCATCACCGTGCTCTGCATCTGGTTTGCCAGTAAATCCCTGACGCACTTGGCCCGCACCGTGCAATTTTGGTTTCCTCTCGTTATTGGGTCTTTTCTTCTTCTCACCCTCTTATCTTTGGGGAATCTCCGCAATCCCATGGCCATTCTCCCCTCCAGTCAAATTCAGTTGCTTCCCATTGGTCGGGGGTTTGTGGCAACCTGGTATCTTTGGATCCAAGGGGAACTCATCGTGACAGCGGGAGGTCATGTCCGCGGCACCAGTTGGTCGGTCATCAGGCGATGGGCACTGGCCGCTATCCTGTTTCAAGGGTTCATTATCATTCTCATTTACGTGTTGGTCATTGGGACCTTGGGACCCAACGCCGCCGATACCCTTGAATGGCCCTTGATTTATATTTTTTCGAATTTGACCGTACAAACAATATTCATTAGTCGCCCCGGACTCCTCATCATGATTGCGTGGGTCATCGCATTAATCCTGTATCTTGCGGTACATTTATGGGTCTTATCGAGTAATCTGCAAGAAGGCTGGCATCTCCGCAAACGTTATCGCATCATCTTAATCGCCGTCATTGCCGGGCTGTGGCTTCTCATTGCCCATTTTTTGCCCACTCCCATTGTCGCCACGCACTTGGTCGTAAGAGGTATCGACCCCGTCGCCTTAACGGTGACCGTTTTCACCACGGTCAGCGCGGTCGTGCTAAGCCTCTGGCATCACCATCGTCAGCGACTTTAGTCAAATGCCACGATGACAACGATATGATTTCGCCACCAAAATCATTCTTAATTGCTCTTTGGCTCGACAATGATTATTGTCCATATTTTTCAAAGAGAGTTTTTTCCGCTGTGGCCGATTTCAGTCCATTCGCGTGCGACTCCACAGCCGTTTGTGACAAAGATCCCAAGAGGGTCAATGGGCGTAAAAATCGTCCGTTCGGTCTGTAAGGGGATGCGAAGGCCTTGAGCCGCTTTAACTCCCAATGTCTAGATGGTGACTTGCTGTAAGGCTTTCTTTAAGGCACGCGCCTCTTCGGGTGTCCCGTGTCTGGTGGCGGTCTGTACCACTTTGTGCACGAGACGAACCGATAACCCATGCCGGCGGGCGACAGCCGCCGCATTCTGGATATTCAGCGCTTCTTGGATGCACTGCGCTTTCAATTCCGGGGTAATTGTTTTCGTATTCTCCCATGTATTTCACATCCTTTCATAATGAACATGACGCCATAATTTTCCACGTCGATAACTGTATGGGAACGTATCGCATTACGGACGGAATGTCTAGAAGCATTTGGGGGCTTAATAGAGACGTTAGCGCCCTGCTTCGAATCTCCCGTGACTCATGGTGGTTACCTTTAAACTGTAACGTCGGCACGGTTTCGTCGCTCCATATCTGGAGCCGCAGAACCCGGTCTTTATGCGTTCACGCGGTTTGCGTTTGGCGAATGTCCGCCTGCAATTGCTCCACAGTGCGGGTTAAGTCAATCACAAACGAAAACACTGATTGCCCGGGTTGGCGAAGCACCGACATCACTTCGTCTCCCCGCTTTTCAAACACGTCATGTCCATTCGTGATGAGATACGTTTCGGCTAATGGGTTTTCTAGACTGCACATGTCGCGCAAGACCGCCACGACTTTCCGTAAGGATTGGAGACTAATGCCCGCATCCCGTAACTGCGCGGCCACCCGTAACGCCACCAGATCCCGGAAACTGTAAACCCGCCGGCTCCCTGTCCCGTGGGCCTGAACGAGACTCGGCGACAAAAACCCACTCCGGTCCCAAAAGTGCAAGGTTTTGGCGTTAATCCCGGTTAGCCGCTCGACTTGAGCGGTCGGAAATCCCTCAGGTCGCGTCATGCTTGTTACCTCCTTGTGTGATCGGGATAAACGTCCTATAATCGAAATGACTCGATTAGAGTTTAGCTATCCATTAACAGATTGACAAGTATGGTGGAGGAAAAACTCATGAACACGTTTTTACGTCTGGTCCATGATCAAGACGGCTGCCGTAGCATCGTCCAAACAGACGTATATGACGATATTTTGGATTCACTGTATCTCGGTAGTCGAACCGTTCGCTTTATACGCCCCGACGGAGAAGAAGACTACGGAATCGTCACAGAAACACTGCCCGAACATCGCTGGGAAATCTGGAATCCGGGAAAACACTTCAACTTTACCGATCAACCTGATTGGCAATTTCGTGGAGAATTTCTTGACACCACGTGGTGTTGTCCCCACTGTAGGACACGGCTGAGACCTGACGATATCCAAGAGGTTTTGCTAAACGTTCGCATTGAAGTTTACCGGTGTGTTAACCCCGGGTGTG is a window encoding:
- a CDS encoding GerAB/ArcD/ProY family transporter, whose protein sequence is MEPIEPIGRGQFFLLTAVSVVAGGVYIWPQTVISDSGRDAAWAIAISIATAMILVWLQTLWPPKTVGATELGRMHSLWGIFRWPVFMATALLYVLLDGALLALFSQLLSIAFYPRTPRLVFTLSITVLCIWFASKSLTHLARTVQFWFPLVIGSFLLLTLLSLGNLRNPMAILPSSQIQLLPIGRGFVATWYLWIQGELIVTAGGHVRGTSWSVIRRWALAAILFQGFIIILIYVLVIGTLGPNAADTLEWPLIYIFSNLTVQTIFISRPGLLIMIAWVIALILYLAVHLWVLSSNLQEGWHLRKRYRIILIAVIAGLWLLIAHFLPTPIVATHLVVRGIDPVALTVTVFTTVSAVVLSLWHHHRQRL
- a CDS encoding MerR family transcriptional regulator; protein product: MTRPEGFPTAQVERLTGINAKTLHFWDRSGFLSPSLVQAHGTGSRRVYSFRDLVALRVAAQLRDAGISLQSLRKVVAVLRDMCSLENPLAETYLITNGHDVFEKRGDEVMSVLRQPGQSVFSFVIDLTRTVEQLQADIRQTQTA